Proteins encoded by one window of Pseudanabaena sp. BC1403:
- a CDS encoding phycobilisome linker polypeptide has product MKSLDINTASTNFGAYNSRRFLIEFTGGNFTERLQGATTHTVIVPYSSLSRKLQTIQRLGGKIINVSIHPQLEVLKVNPEDTASEQINEPILAVHHEISPKKSPKKSVEQPIAETLENGAVEVDEITSGAFPEPTSQTISEINSKEVSEASSETISAPSQVVTPKKKKNTSESTTSSKKTKATTKASHGSSKQDSISQAQAPISIAETITVSEQVLKSEPEIVVESISAIIPETSLKTISEETSPTPPKTESQEPSAPLAKVKAPRNSSKSGHGFNKPKSDTKSPRAPKQPKS; this is encoded by the coding sequence ATGAAAAGTTTAGACATTAATACTGCTAGCACAAACTTTGGTGCTTACAACAGTCGCCGCTTCTTGATTGAATTTACAGGTGGCAATTTCACAGAAAGACTTCAAGGCGCTACAACTCATACAGTTATTGTTCCCTACAGTTCCCTTTCTAGAAAGCTACAAACAATCCAGCGACTTGGTGGCAAGATTATTAATGTATCTATTCATCCTCAGCTTGAAGTATTAAAGGTCAATCCTGAAGATACTGCTTCTGAGCAAATCAATGAACCCATTCTTGCAGTTCATCATGAGATCTCACCTAAAAAATCACCTAAAAAATCTGTTGAACAGCCTATTGCTGAGACTCTAGAAAATGGAGCTGTTGAGGTTGATGAAATAACGTCAGGAGCCTTTCCTGAACCTACTTCTCAGACCATCTCAGAGATTAATTCTAAAGAGGTTTCTGAAGCTAGTTCAGAAACTATCTCAGCACCATCACAGGTAGTTACTCCCAAGAAGAAAAAAAACACCTCTGAATCAACGACTAGCTCCAAAAAGACGAAAGCGACTACTAAAGCCAGTCATGGATCTAGTAAACAAGATAGTATCTCTCAAGCTCAAGCCCCAATCTCAATAGCTGAAACAATTACAGTATCTGAGCAAGTTTTAAAATCTGAGCCAGAAATTGTTGTTGAGTCAATCAGTGCAATTATTCCAGAGACAAGCCTCAAGACTATATCTGAAGAAACTTCACCAACACCTCCTAAAACTGAATCTCAAGAACCAAGCGCACCCTTGGCAAAGGTAAAAGCGCCCAGAAACTCGAGTAAATCAGGACATGGTTTTAATAAACCCAAAAGTGACACCAAATCACCCAGAGCGCCAAAGCAGCCAAAAAGTTAA
- a CDS encoding phycobiliprotein lyase has protein sequence MDIQEFVCNSIGNWRSQRSAHHLAFGHFEAVQSEIDITSLSIDAPEVIELCKANDVDPQTAVSPFRMAWEGQSDWEDSEAVKGNCVLIPIPDSDRPNCGKLLRERGYAEEMPAIGEYSFTDDGTFVLITSYDRAAAEEKIWFVNPNLRCRVSLIKTNTGTGVITASFSSEIRQTPKN, from the coding sequence ATGGACATTCAAGAATTTGTATGCAATTCGATCGGCAATTGGCGATCGCAACGCAGCGCTCATCATTTAGCCTTCGGACATTTTGAAGCCGTCCAATCTGAGATTGATATTACTTCTCTCTCAATTGATGCGCCAGAAGTGATTGAACTTTGCAAAGCTAATGATGTCGATCCGCAAACCGCTGTATCACCTTTTCGGATGGCTTGGGAAGGGCAATCTGATTGGGAAGATAGCGAAGCGGTTAAAGGTAATTGCGTTTTGATCCCAATTCCTGATAGCGATCGCCCAAATTGCGGCAAACTCCTCCGCGAACGTGGATATGCTGAAGAAATGCCTGCCATTGGTGAATATAGTTTCACCGATGATGGAACATTTGTGTTAATCACGTCCTACGATCGCGCCGCCGCTGAGGAAAAAATCTGGTTTGTTAATCCAAATCTGCGTTGTCGGGTGTCATTGATTAAAACTAATACAGGCACTGGTGTGATCACTGCTTCCTTCTCTTCAGAAATTCGTCAAACACCCAAAAATTAG